Proteins encoded by one window of Arachis ipaensis cultivar K30076 chromosome B04, Araip1.1, whole genome shotgun sequence:
- the LOC107636951 gene encoding uncharacterized protein LOC107636951 codes for MGFDTRWRAWVAKCIRSASISIMVNGSPSKPFKMERGLRQEEETVRNYKRLLRCFEVMSGLSINFEKSSLIPVNCSEEWVERMCRVLGCQTASLPVKYLGINLGVNPRLVKTWKPVIDKVEDKLSLWKAKVLSKAGKLVLIKSVLNSLPVYYLSLYKMPTTVAKKLISLQRRFFWGKDDGKAGLALVKWELIQAPKKLGRLGVGDAMICNTALLFKWWWRFSKEDCPLWKKIVCSCNNLNPGQLLSTQALPAKGGPWKDICNLQIKEQTVRQKMIDGLAIEVGDGRATRFWEDTWLQSGKLKDSFSRLFLVSNNKGYVLQEHTLKDDISRYKYTNGIWKGLVPPGVKFFTWFVLVGRVNTKDRLNRLGIIDRNDNICVMCNKDLESVQHLFVTCEYDWQNKVTDVVECIARTMEVWAVRAKLHHRRP; via the exons ATGGGGTTCGATACAAGATGGAGGGCATGGGTTGCAAAGTGTATTAGGTCAGCATCTATTTCCATAATGGTTAATGGGTCACCATCAAAACCTTTCAAGATGGAAAGGGGGTTGCGGCAAG AGGAGGAAACAGTGAGAAATTACAAGAGGCTCTTGAGGTGTTTTGAAGTAATGTCTGGACTAAGCATTAACTTTGAAAAGTCTAGCTTGATACCGGTGAATTGCAGTGAGGAGTGGGTGGAGCGGATGTGCAGGGTACTAGGGTGCCAGACAGCATCTCTTCCGGTGAAGTATTTGGGCATTAATCTAGGGGTTAATCCACGGCTGGTAAAAACTTGGAAGCCAGTAATAGACAAGGTAGAGGATaagcttagtttatggaaagcaAAGGTTCTCAGTAAAGCAGGAAAGCTAGTTCTCATTAAGTCTGTTCTTAATAGCCTACCTGTGTACTATCTGAGCTTGTATAAAATGCCCACTACGGTggcgaaaaaattaatttcattacAACGGAGATTCTTTTGGGGGAAGGACGATGGAAAAGCTGGGCTGGCTCTTGTAAAGTGGGAGTTGATACAGGCACCGAAGAAACTAGGAAGACTAGGTGTGGGTGATGCCATGATTTGCAATACCGCCttgttgtttaagtggtggtggagatttTCTAAGGAAGACTGCCCATTATGGAAGAAGATTGTGTGTTCGTGCAATAACCTAAATCCGGGCCAGTTGTTATCGACTCAAGCATTACCAGCAAAAGGAGGCCCATGGAAAGATATCTGTAACCTGCAAATAAAAGAGCAAACAGTTAGACAGAAGATGATCGATGGACTTGCTATTGAAGTAGGCGATGGTAGAGCAACCAGATTTTGGGAGGATACATGGTTACAATCGGGGAAGTTGAAAGATTCCTTTTCGAGACTCTTCTTAGTTTCAAATAACAAAGGATAT gtctTGCAGGAACATACATTGAAGGATGATATCAGTAGATACAAGTACACAAATGGAATCTGGAAGGGGCTAGTACCCCCTGGAGTGAAATTTTTTACTTGGTTTGTGCTAGTAGGTCGAGTTAATACTAAGGATCGTTTGAATAGACTCGGCATTATTGATCGGAATGATAATATTTGTGTGATGTGTAACAAAGACCTTGAATCTGTGCAACATTTATTTGTTACGTGTGAGTATGATTGGCAG